The Desulfobulbaceae bacterium DNA window GTGGCCTGGCTTGTCACGACGGTCGTCGATCTTGATTGACGAGATGACCCGTGTCGCCCCGGATGCAAAGACCGATTCCTGCATCTGACGGATGACGGTCATGATCTGGTCAAGATCTCCTTCGAGAATGGTTCCCATCCCTGTCAGTTGGCAGGGTAGGCCGGACTCCCTGGCAATTTTGACACATTCGGCCAC harbors:
- a CDS encoding MTH1187 family thiamine-binding protein is translated as MAIVEVSITPLGTAKTSISDYVAECVKIARESGLPCQLTGMGTILEGDLDQIMTVIRQMQESVFASGATRVISSIKIDDRRDKPGHDSSSKVASVEIKL